A stretch of Mastomys coucha isolate ucsf_1 unplaced genomic scaffold, UCSF_Mcou_1 pScaffold1, whole genome shotgun sequence DNA encodes these proteins:
- the LOC116104667 gene encoding uncharacterized protein LOC116104667 gives MLSPGAARPAEGRASRIPGSLAWRQRSLRGKPSPSRPQRAGEVARRSGPGRRWESRIASSGPKATPRYRPRSASLLRRSSPPLRAVLGPRNSQRNPGTDGAERVFRDGGQEGAATLTCNCSDSQVPCRRHAPGTPGSYRPGGLQLKKKNPKQPNKQKTPTFQRVSATTYGRPKTWGATRLNVPAQGLGDPGGDTARPTLRCSVPGWRHYRCQRLLPATSVFVQLARRGRLKLLSLI, from the exons ATGCTAAGCCCGGGAGCAGCGCGGCCGGCCGAGGGCAGGGCCTCGCGCATCCCGGGCAGCCTCGCCTGGCGCCAGCGGAGCCTCCGGGGCAAGCCGAGCCCCAGCCGCCCGCAGCGCGCCGGGGAGGTGGCGCGGCGCAGCGGCCCCGGAAGGCGGTGGGAAAGTCGAATCGCCTCCTCTGGCCCCAAGGCCACGCCACGCTACCGTCCCAGATCAGCCTCCCTTCTCCGTCGGTCTAGCCCTCCCCTCCGTGCTGTGCTCGGACCCCGGAACAGCCAGAGGAACCCCGGCACAGATGGAGCGGAAAGAGTGTTCAGAGACGGGGGCCAGGAAGGAGCCGCCACGCTTACCTGCAATTGCTCAGACTCCCAGGTCCCGTGCAGGCGACATGCCCCGGGGACTCCGGGCTCGTACAGACCAGGTGgcttacagttaaaaaaaaaaaatccaaaacaaccaaacaaacaaaaaaccccaaccttCCAAAGGGTTTCCGCAACAACTTATGGAAGACCAAAAACGTGGGGTGCAACGAGGCTGAATGTACCGGCGCAGGGACTAGGCGATCCCGGAGGGGACACCGCCAGGCCGACCCTGCGCTGCTCTGTGCCTGGTTGGAGACACTACCGCTGTCAGCGTCTGCTCCCGGCTACTTCAGTGTTTGTTCaat TGGCAAGAAGAGGAAGACTCAAGCTCTTAAGTCTAATCTGA